A stretch of DNA from Granulicella pectinivorans:
GAATCCGGCTGACCGTAGCTGGGGTGGTTGAGGGCGTTGAAGGCCTCGAAGCGGAACTGCAGTCCGTAACGTTCGCGGTAGGTCCAGTTCTTTTGCACGCCGAGATCGGCGGTGTAGATGGGGGGCTCCTGGATGAGGTACTTGGGTGAGTTGCCGGCGGTGCCAACGGCGTTGACCTTGAAGGCGGCAGGGTTGAAGTAGTGGTTGAGCCAGTTGGCCTTGTTGCCCTGACGTACATTGAGCGGCGCACCGGTAAGGTCGGCGCGATCCTGATAGACGAGGAAGCCGGAGTTGTTGTTGCCGTTGCCGCCGTTGATGGTGAAGGGAGGTCCGGACTGCAGGGTGACGAGACCGCTCAGCGACCAGCCGCCGAGGACACTGCGCACGATGGGGTTGAAGTGCTGCAGCCTGGGCGCTTCATAGATAAAGTTGGTGACCGAGACGATGGGGTAGTTGAGGCTCGAAGGACCACGGTCGTGACCGATGTTGTGGGGATCGCTGACGCTGGATTCGAAGGAGGGATCGCCGGATCCGCCTACGTCGAACGAGTGCGACCAGGTGAGATTCGATTGCACCTGGATGCCGTGGGAGAGGCGCTTTTCGACGCCGACCTGGAGCGAGTTGTAGTTGGCTGTGGCACCGATCTGGACCTGAATGATGGAGCCGAAGTTGGCCATCGAGCGGGCATCGCCGGGGTTCGCAAGCGAGCCGGGATTGAGCTCGATGGGGGTGGTGAGGTGATAGGTTTCGCTGCCGACGTAGGCGATGTGGAGGGCGAGCGTATCGGTGAACTGCTGCTCCACCGAGAGGTTCCAGCTCTGGACGATGCCGAGGCGGAAGTTTTTGGGGAAGACGGCGCCAAGCTGCATGGGCAGGGTGAAGGTCGAGTTGGAGGGCGGGGTGACGGTGGGTGAGGCGAAGGGAGGGAACGGGCTTTTGCCACCGGTGGCGGTGAAGCCGCTCCAGGGGCTGTCGAGCGAGATGGCGGTTGAGCCGGCGTTGAGCGAGAAGGACGGATCGAAGGGAGCCGTGTCGTAGACGTGGTTGTAGCTGGCGTCTTCGAGGGGCGTGGTGAAGAGACCGAACCCGGCACGGACGCTGGTCTTGGGGGCGGGCTGGTAGGCGATGCCGATGCGAGGCTCGAAGTAGAGCCAGGAGGTGGGCATGATGGCGTTGTTGACGCCGGTGTCGCCCGGGAAGACGACGCCGATGGGGGCGTTGGGATAGCGGGTGCTCTGCTGGCCGGGAACGAAGGCCGCGCCGCGTCCACCATCAATGCTCATGGGGGTGTAGGGGTCCCAACGGAGACCTGCGTTGATGGTGAGGTTGGGGCGGACCTTGTACTGATCCTGGGCATAGAGGCCGGTCATCCAGCCGCGAATGCTGCCGCTCTCGCCTGCGTTCTGCGAGAAGCTGGTGACATCGCCGAGCAGGAAGTCCGAGAGGGTAAAGCCGGTAAAGGAGTTGGTGATGCTGACGGTGGGATTGGCTCCTGCACCCGAGCTCTCGTGCGTGTAGCGATGCAGGATGTCGGTACCGAAGTACATGGTGTGCTTGCCGTGGGTGAAGGTGAGGGTGTCGGAGAAGCCGAAGTTGCGGCGCTTGGTGTCGTTGACCGAGCCGGAGAAGAGCGTGAAGCCGAGGGCACCCCCGTAGAGCGCGTTGCCATCGACGGCGGAGAAGCCACCGATATAGCAGGAGCCGACGGGATCAGAGACGGCGATGTAGTTGGACAGGCACTCCTGCTGGCCGCTCTTGTTGTAGAGGGCTGTTCCGGAGCCGAAGTCGAAGGACTGGTAGAAGGCCGTGACGCTGTTGAGCAGGTTCTGGGTGATGGTCCAGGAGTGGTTGACGGCATCGTTGACGTAGATGCCGTGGAGACCCTGGACGCCACTGAGCAGATTGCCCGGGGTGCCGAGGCCGGGCTGGTTGAAGTTGTACATGAAGTTGCGGACAAAGACGCGCTGGCGATCGTTGATGGTGTAGTCGATACGGGCGGTGCCTTCATCGTAGCTGTCGCGCTGCTTGGGCGAGGCAAAGTTGGTGAGGCCGGTGGCTGCGTCGCCGCCGAGGGGAAGCGATGCGGCGATGGCCACCGCACCGGGGCTGAAGAGCCTGGGGTCGATCTGGTTGCGCTTGCCGTTGACCGTGGCGAAGGGCGCTTTGAGATCGACGGCGACGGCGCTGAAGTCACCGTTGAGCATGGCGGCAGTAGGGGTATAGGTGGAGTTCTGAGTGGAGACAGTGCTCGCGCGGGTGCCCTGGTAGTTGGCGAAGAAGAAGAGCTTGTCCTTGATGATGGGACCGCCGAGATAGCCACCGAACTGGTTGCGCTTGAGGGGATCGCGGGTGTGGCTGAAGTAGTTCGAGGCGTTCAGGTCCGCGTTGCGGAGGAACTCGAATGCGCCGCCGTGGAAGGCGTTGGAGCCGCCCTTGCTTTGGATGCTGACGACGGCGCCCGGGGAGAAGCCATAGCGGGCATCGAAGTTGTTCGAGATGACGCGGAACTCCTGGGTGGCGTCGGCGTTGGGGAACGGAGCCGCAAGGAGGGCGAAGTAGTCCATGTTGGTGACGCCGTCGAGCAGGTAGTAGGTACTGCCCTGGCGACCGCCGCCGGCCGAGCCGCTGGACTGGGTCGGGAAGGAGTTGGTGGTGGGCAGGGTAGAGGCCTGCGACTGGAGTTCGTTGGTCACACCGGTGGTGAGGAAGACGAGGCTCGAGGGGTCTCGGCCGTTGAGAGGAAGCTCCTTGATGGAATCCTCATTGACGACGGCGCTGATCTCGGCGGTGCTTCCGTTGATGATGGTGGGGTTGGAGCTGACGGTGACGGTATCGTTGGCGCCGCCGACCTTGAGGGTGACGTTGATGATGGCGTTCTGACCGATGGTGAGGGTGATATTGGTCTGGAGCGTGTCGGCAAAGCCGTTGGCCGTGGAGAGGATCTTGTAGGGACCCGCGGGCAGGGAGGGAATGCTGTATTCACCCTGCTGGTCGGAGACGGCCCTGGTGGAGGCGTTGGTGCCGGTGTTGGTGATGGTGATCTGGGCCTGGGGGATGGCGGCACCGGTGGGGTCGGTGACCTGACCGGTGACACGGGCTCCAGTCACCTGCGCGTGTGCGGCAACGCCCATACAGAGCAGCAGGACAACGGCCAGGGAGTAGAGAAGACGTGGGAGGAATTTCATGAGAGGCTCCTTTCGCTCGCAGGGACGAGCCAAAAAGTTTTGTTGAAGGGGGAGAACGAAACTCTGCGGGACAACGACCACGCTCCGGCGGTGGACGATCTCGCCGGGGCTGCAGGTGCCGGTTGTCTTGTGAGAGCTGCGTTGCGTCGGGGTCATAAGGTCTCGTTCGGTCTACAGCTTGATGAAGATGCGGTTGCGATAGAGCAGCCAGGTGGGAATGAAGCAAACGACGACGAAAAGGAAGGAGTAGAGGAACGAACCGAAGGCCGGGTTGACGAGGTGGATGAACCAGGTGTTGTAGGCATGGACCTGAAAGCTCTGGGTGGCGTTGACCTTGAAGACGGAGACGACGGTCGAGAGCAACTCCGAGAACACGTAGGCCGTGATGGCGTTGGTCCCGAAGACGAGCAGCGGATACGACCAGCGGCCGCGGGATTGGCGGATTTCGACCACGAAGTAGAAGGCCGCCAGGAGGAGAAGGCTCAAGCCGCCGGCGAACAGGACGTAGGAACTGGTCCAAAGGCGCTTGTTGATGGGGAAGGTTTGGGACCAGAGCAGGCCGGCCGCCACGAGCAGAACACCTGCGACGAGGAGGCCGATCACTTTCCGGGCGGCGGGGCGCGGTTGCGTGATCCAGGTTCCGGCGAGCAGACCGAGCAGTGTGGTGGCGAAGGCGGGGAGATCGCTGAGCAGACCTTCGGGATCGCGTGTGCCTTCAAAGAGACGGCCGGGGAGGAGGTGACGATCGATCCACGCGACAAGGTTGAGGTCGTGATCCATAAACGGGATGTCGCGGCCCGGGACACCATGGCCGGGGATGGGAACGAAGCGGAGCAGAGCCCAATAGCCGGCGAGCGCGGCGACGAAGAGGATTACCCGGGGAGCCACACGGCCGGTCGCAAACTGCAGCAGGGCGCAGAGAAGGTAGCAGACGGCGAAGCGCTGGAGGACGCCGTAGATGCGCAGGGTGCCGAGGTGGAAGTAAGGGAAGCCGTTGACCACCAGGCCCCAGAAGAAGAGCAGGACGAAGCGGCGGAGGATGCCGGGAAGCATCGCGGCCTTGCTGGTGCCCCTGGCGCGATGCGCGCTGAAGGAGAGCACCATCGAGATGCCCATGATGAAGAGGAAGGTGGGGAAGACGAGGTCGGTCGGAGTGAAGCCGTTCCAGGGGGAGTGGTTCAGGGTGCGGTAGGCGAGGTCGTTGTTGCCGTTGTTGTTGACGAGGATCATGAAGGCGACGGTGAGGCCGCGCAGGAGATCGATGGAGAGGAGACGCGTCGACGGCGGCGTGACCTGGAACGGGGCTGCAGTTGTGGTCGACATGATGCGGTCTCTCCTTTCGGTTCGGATGTTCGAATGCGGTTAGGACAGGTGCTGCAGTTCGGTGAGCAGGGCATGCGATTCGGCGATAAGGTCAGGCACCTCAAGCGGTTTGCTGGGACGGTAGGGTGACGACAGCCAGGTCTGCTGCCAGAGGTCGAGCGAGAAGGAGGCGCCGGTGTGGCGGGCGGAAAACCATGCCTGCCAGCGGGCGGCGTAGTAGTCGCGGATGAGACCGGACCAGACGCGGGAGGCGTAATCGGAGAGCTCGGGCCAACCCCATGTGGTGATGAGGAGGCGTGCGTTTTCGTCGTAGAAGGCCGCCTCGTCGGGGGCCTGGGCGTAGAGTGCGGAGGAGGCGATCCAGGTCTCGAGGCGGCGGTCGGCGCGGAGGTTGACGAGACCGTCGATGCGACGCATCCAGGCGATTGCGCGGTCGGCCTCGAGGACTGCGAGTTCGGGCTGTCTCGCGTCGCCGGCCTGGACCGCGAGGGCCAACGCCTTATCGACGCCCCCACCCACGGCCTGGGCGATCATCTCGATGAGGTCGTTGCGGTAGAGCTGGTTCTGGCCAAGCACGGGGGCGCAGGAGAGGAAGAGCTCGACGGCGCGGACGAAGGTTGGGCCGGAGTCGATGGAGGCGGCGACGGGATGGGCGCTGGGCTCGCCCTGCCAGGCCTGCTTGGTCATCCAGATGTGGCCGCTGTAGGCGCTCTGGAGCAGAAGCGTCCAGGCCTGGGCCATCGCCTGCTCCGTGGCCGGCGGACAGAGGCCGTAGCGGGAGCGGCAGTAGGCGGGGATCCAGGTAGCGAGGTCGATGGGTTCCGTCTGCCAGCCGGCATCCGTCATCAGCTCGTAGACGACCTCGTTGGTCTCAATGCCTTCGGGGCACATGCCCCAACCGACGAGGTTGCCGCGGTCGGGGCTGGCGAGAACGGCGGCGGGTTCCGAGGCCATGAGCTTGAGGTTGCCCTTGAGATTGTTGTTGCCGCCGAAGGTGTGGGCCATGCCGTTGATCCACTGCTTGCCGAAGAACGCCTTCTGGACCTTCCACTGGCTGGGCGAGTACTTGCCCTGGACGGCGGGGGTCAGGTCGTTGGCGTAATCGATGATGAGCATTCGGTCGTTGGGGATGCCGCGCAGGAGCGCCTCAACGGAGTCGTTGTTCCAGAAAGCGGCGTCGTAGACGAAGGTCCATGCCTGCATCACCCAGGTACCGTTGGGGTCACCGGCCTGGATGCTTTCAAAGACCGTGCGGCCGAAGAGCTCGAGGTCTTCGAAGCGGTGGTCGGGACGGACCGGGACGGCGAGTTCGTTGAAGGTGTCGGCGAGGTAGTACTGGACCTCACCGTACTCGGCCTTGTAGGCGTCGATGAAGGCCTTGCCGATCTGGCGGTAGAGGCCCTGCTGGGCGGGGTGGAGGATGAAGGTGCGCGTGCTGCGGGGGATGGTCTTGAACTCTTCGGGAAGCCAGAGGAGGGTGAAGGTGTCCGCTTCGGGATGGAGGCGCTTGAAGCCCTGGGGGACGAAACCGGCGAAGGCGGGGGCGACAGGCTTCATGCCAAGCTCGCGCATCCGGTCGAGGATCTTGTGCTGGAGGAGGCGCTTTTCGTCGATGAAGTGCTGCGGCAAGGGCCCGGCAAGGTTGTTGATGTTGCCCATGCGGTGCCAGGGCAGATGGGCGGGGCCGACCGAGAAGGTGTCGATCTCGGGCTGGGTGAGTCCGAGGGCGAGCCAGACGCGATTCCAGATGGCTTCCTGGCCCTCCAGGGCGAGCGGCATGGTGATGCCGTGCAGGGCCATCCAGTCGAGTTCGCGCTCCCAGCGCGGCCAGTCCCAGAACGCCATGGTGTATCCGTAGGTGCAGGGATTGAGGTACTGGACGAACTTGTAGGGGCAGACGACGCGCTGGTGCGCGACCTCGGGAAAGCTGGGGGGAAGAGCCAGGTTGCGGCCGCTCCAGGTGATCATGACGTTGCAGTACTGACGGAGATAGCTATAGATGGCGCGACAGAGGCTGACTCCGCTGGAGCCGGCGACCGTGACGCGGCCCCCGGAGGATGAGAGTTCATAGACCTCGTTGCCTTCGGCCAGGGGGAGGAGTTTGAGGTCGAAGTCGGCGGCGCGGGCGCCGAGCTGGCGCTCCAGGACTCCGCGGCAGGAGGAGATGGCCGTCTCCGCGGAGGGCTTTCCGGGCTTCCTGCGAGGCGGCGCAGGAGCAGGCGAAACGGATGCCTCGGCGGCCTGGGTGACGATGGCGGCCCCGGCGCTGGCACATGAGAGTTCGATGAATTTACGTCTCGTCCACATTCGAAAGTCTTTTCTCCGATACGCGACATTCGCACCCGGCGTGGTCAAGAGCAAAGCGTTTTCACCGTTCCCGGCTCGGTTTTCACCGTGAAATCAGGAGTTTCCGGGGATGTTTGCCTTGTTCGTCGAAACGGCGCGGATTGGAGGAACCCTTTGACGGGATGGGCAGGGGGAAGGAAATGGCGGTGCCGGGCACTCAACAAGAGTTCGGGGCAAGCAAAACGACGAGGAAGGAGCTTTGCTCTTCTCGATGCTTCCTACCTGGATACGGATCAGGGCTGGATGATGCGGAAGGTGATGACACTGGCCTCGGGAGCATTTCCTCCGACGCTGCTGGTCTCGAGCAGCACCTCGAAGTAGGGCATGTGGTCCTTCGTCGCACCGATGGTGCGGGCGAAGTTCTGGAAGGCGACCGGGGAGAACGGGAAGTCGGCGGCGGACTCGGTTCCGGCCATGCCGGTGCCCTCAAAGAGCAGCGCGTCGCCGTTTCCCTCAATGCCGGGCAGGAAGGCCAGCACGCCATAGCTGTGGCGTGCGCCGTCCGCGAGGGTCTCGCGATAGATGGAACCCTCCCCTTTGGCGGGGTGTTTATTGAGGACAAAGCCCTCAGAGGCCTTCCAGTCCCAGGTGACGTCGAAGTTGAGTCGATTCTGGAAGAGGCTGACCCAGGGATTGGCTCCGCTGCCGCCGATGAGGATGACATTGCGGCTCTTGAGGTCGTCGATGCGGAGGACACGTGCGTTGCGGGTTTCCACCTCAGCCCCGATCGCCTGGGGAAGGCGACCGAGCCGGAGTGCGAGGTTCAGGTCGGCCGAGCTGGTGTATTGATGGGAGGCAAACCACTCGGCACTGAGCGGCGCACCGCCGATGCTGGGGAGATTTGCCTTGGAGAGGTAGGTGCCACTGAGGTAGTCGTCCAGTTGGACGGGAGTCCGGGTGAACTCCTGAAAGAGGACAAGGGCGTCGTCCGATGGGACGATGAGCACGGGACGCTCGGGCGTGAAGAGCTTCGACCAGAGAGGATCGGCCGAGGCCTCTGCGCGCTGGCTCCGCATCCGGCGGTAGAGCAGCCCAGCAGAGAGCAAGAGGACGAGAACCGCTATGACGAGGAGGGCTGTCCCGAAGCGTGGACCACGAGAAGAAGGAGCGACCGCGATGGGCGTGGAGGTCTCTTCCGGAGTGGGCGCGTGGATTGTTGGAGCCCGAACGACCGGTGCCGCGGTGCTGCTGCGCGTCTCAAAGACGGGTACGTAGCCACCCTTGGGAATGGTGACGATCAGTGTGCTGAGCGGGCTCTCGGTCTCGAAGTACTCCTCGAGCCGCTGACGGAGGAGGCGAGCCTGGCTGCGAACGATACTGTCGTCCGAGGCGCTGTAGGTAGCGGAGCGTCCGAAGACGTGGATGCCGATCTGCTGCTCGTTGATCTCACGGGCGCGACCCTCGATCAGCGAGACACAGATGAATTCAAGAAACCGGGTGAGCCGGGGAGACTTGGCGAAGGTACGCGAGGCAACGATGCGCTGAAGCAGCAGCAGCCGTTCGTCCACGACCGGCTGAGCAGGTTCACGCTGGGACGAGTCCCCAAGCTTCGAAGTGGCATCGATGGCAATTCTTAGAATTTATCATTTTCGTCCATTGAGCCGCACTGAAGGCGGCCAGGCCGGGATTCGTGGAGGGATGCTGGCTAAGGGTCGAATCACTTGCTCTACTCTCCAGAGCCAGAACACGAACATGCAAGCAAGGGTGAGGTTCCGGGCTACCTGCAGAGAAGTGGTGGCCAGAGACGGGATCGAACCGCCGACGCCGGCCTTTTCAGGGCCGCGCTCTACCACTGAGCTATCTGGCCTTGGCATTGCTACACAACTATCGCGCTGAAACCGCCAAGTTCCGTTTCAACACGACTGACCCAGACTTTATCCGCCGAACCTGCCTACGAAAGGCGTTGTCTGAGGAATTCACCAGCCAGCGGGGAGCCGGCTTCTCTGCTGTCTCTGTGAGTATACCAACGCTCAGCCAAAAAAGCGAAGGGAGCGCATTCTTCGCGCTCCCTTCGCTCTTCTGCGGTCGGTTGTGGCTAGAAGGTGAGACGACCACCAAGCTGAACCAGACGGGGGAAACCGAGCGTACCGGTGATCTGACCCGCACTGGCCGGTGTGCTGATGTTGAGAGCAGGTCCATTGAACTGCGGGGTGTTGAAGGCGTTGAGCGCCTCCGCCCGGAACTCAGCGTGGATCTTCTCGGTGATGTTGAAGTTCTTGTTGAGCGACAGATCGGAGTTCACATAGCCAGGTCCGTAGCAGTTGCTGGTGCGGGGCTGGTTGCCATACCCGAACTGCGGCGTGATCGAGAAGGCCGCCACGTTGAAGTAGTTGGTGAGACGGCCCTCGGGGCTACCCGATTTGCAGGGGTTGACTCCCGGCACGATCGTCGGACGCATCGCCCCGTTTCCGAGCGAGGAGTTCGAGTTCGACTGCGTGATCGCCATCGGACCACCACTCTGCAAGATCATGACGTCGTTGAAGCGCCAGCCACCCACGACCAGGTCGAGCCACTTGCTCGCACCAGCCATGAACTGCTTGCCACGTCCGAACGGAAGCTCGTACGTACCGGCCACCGTGAAGCGGTTGGGAAGGTTGTTGATGGCACGCGAGTACTCGGGAGCCAGGTTGTAGATGTCCTGGGGACCGTTGTTGCCGGGGTTGAGGGTACTGGACGCGCCCCACTGGTTATCCCAATTCGACGACCAAGTGTAAGCCGCCAGCAGCGTAATGCCACGGGTAAAGCGCTTCTGTACCTTCAGGTCCAGCGAGTTGTAGTCAGACCGGCCATCGCTGACCGACTCGCTGATGCCCTGGTACTGGGGGAAGGGAAGAAGCGTCTGGTAGAGGGCAACCTTGCCCGTACCGAATGCGCCAAGTCCAGCGTAGGGATTGGTCGTGGTGCCACCCGTCGTGAGAGCGGCGCCCTTCGAGTACTGGTTGTCCGGAAGCTGGTTGATATTCAGGCTGTTGAGCAGGTTGCGTCCGTGACCGCCGACGTAGCCGACCTTGAATGCGATGCCGAGCGGGAACTCATGCTCGACGGCCAACGAGAATGAGTCATAGAGCGGTCCGCGGCGATTCTGGTCGATTACCGTCAGGGACGTTCCAATGTTCGTGCTCAGACCGTTGCTGTTGCCCGTTGCCTGTGTCTTGAGGGTTGGAAACGGATTGCTCAGGCTGATCGTGGCCGAGCTCTGCGAGAAGCTATTCGTCAACACATAGCCAGGAGCCAGCGAAGCCGATCCGCTGTACACGATGGGAATGTAGAAGACACCGGCGCCACCCTTGACGACCGTCTTGTTGTCGAGGGCATAGGCGAAGCCGGCACGCGGAGAAAACTTGCTGCCCGTTGCTCCCGTTGTGGTGGGATAGCCGTTCTGTCCGGCGAACTCGACGCCACCCGTGGCCTGTACTCCGGAGCCGAATGCGCTGTAAGTTGCGCTGCGATCGAAGCCAACCGCGTAGTGGTTGTTGCGCTCGTGGACGCCGGGCTCATACTCGTAGCGGAAGCCGAGGTTGAGGGTCAACTTGGATGTCACGCGATAGTCATCCTGGAGATAAGCCGCCTGATACGCCGTGGTGATGGCCAGAGGAGCAGGAATGACGAGCGAACCAGAGGTGGCATACCCGAGGAGCATATCCGCTGCGGTTGCGCCTGCAGTCGTACCCGTCGGAATGTTCGCAGCCGGAGCCGCAGTCAGCGTGCTGTCGAAGGCAAACGTACCGGACGTGGTGCTCAAGCTGGTGAAGCTGAGGCTGATCGCGCGGAACACGTATCCTGTCTTCACGCTGTGCTTGCCAAGGCTCTTCGCGATACCGACGACGAAGTTGCGCGAGAAGTAAACAGCCGGACCGGAGTTCGATGTGCCTTCGTTGCTCAGGCCCGAGTCCGTCGTGATGGCCGGGAAACCCGTCTTCGAAAGGGCTGCAACATAGTTCGCAGGGAAGCCGAGGGTCGCCTGGTTGAAGCCCTTGCTGATGTCCTGCGTGTCATTCGGGAAGCGGTTGAAGCCGAAGCCGATCGTACCGACGGTGGTTGGGTTGATGGTCACCGTGTTCTGAATACCGATCGCGTCGACCTTGCGATACAGCAGGTATGAAGACGAGCTGCCGGCTGCCGTCGTCAGGGCGTTGCCGCCCGGCTCCTTCGAGCCATAGTGCAGGTAGTAGAAGTCGGCCAGCCAGCGCTCGCCGAATTGATGCGTCAGCTTGCCGTTGAACTCATCCGCGCGATCACCCAGGGTGTCGCCGCCATTGAAGTTGAAACCACCATATGACGTCACCGTCGTGTTCGGGAGAGGATACGCATTGATCAAGTTCTGGCCGACTGTGTTGATGCGGCTCGCCGGAATGATGTTTCCGGGAAATGGCTTGCCGGTCAGCGGATCGTAGACGCATCGGCCAGTAGCGCACAACCCGGTCGCTGCATTCACAGTGCCGATCTCGGAGAAGTTACCGCCTGGTACCGTGCTCGTTCCGCGCTGCAACACCGTGGGAACCGCGAAGGCATTTGCAGCGGTCAGCGGAGAACGCTGGCGATAGCCCTCTTCCGTAATCGCGAAGAAGGTCTTGTTCGGCCCACCGAGGATGTGCGGCAGGGGAATTGGACCGGAGAGGCTGCCGACGTAGCTGTAGAACTCAGCGGCACCGCGTGGGGTGGTCGGAGAGGTGACACCGTTGATGGTGGAGGGTGTGCGGTTGTTGAAGAAAAGATTTGCGCCCCAGTTGGTCTGGCGGGTCTCACCTTGCAGTACGCCATGCAGGCGGCTGGAGCCACTCTTCAGCGTGGTATTGAACATGCCGCCCGAGGTACGGCCGATCTCGGCATCGTAGGTGTTGGCCTGCAGCTTCACTTCATCGACTGCTTCGATCGAAGGAATGATCACGGCGCGGTTCGACATATCGGTGATTGGGATGCCGTCGACGGAGTAGTTGTTCGAGCTTAGCGGAGCACCTGCAATGGAGATGGTCGAAGATCCGGACTGATCCTGGAAACGCACAAAACGCGGATCGCCGACGGGCGTCACCGCGTTATCGAGCTTGGAAAAGAGGAAGGGGTTGCGTCCGGGATTAGGCAGGTTCTGCAGTTTCTGCGAATCGATCAACTGCCCGTTGTAACTGGTTCCGTTATCCACCAGGGGTTCGGAAGCAGTCACTTCAACGACCTCACTCGTCGATCCAACACTTAGCTTCGTGTCCACCGTCAGCGCATTTCCGGTTTCGACGATCAGGCCGGACTGGCTGCTCTTCTTGAAGTTCGCTGCCGTTACATCGACCGTGTACACATCGGGATCGACCGCGTTGAAGACATACTCGCCGGAGCCGTTCGTCACCGTCGTACGCGCAATCTTCTTTGCCTGCGAGGTGAGAATCACCGTCGCGCCCGCGATCGGAGCACCCTGCGGGTCGGCCACGATACCGCGGATTACACCGTAGTTCGACTGCGCCATGCCGGTCGCCAACGAGGCGACCAACAGGACGGCAAGCATAAGAAGTTGGACTAGCTTGTTTTTTTGGATCAAGGGTAAGCCTCCGAAAGGTTGTGTAGCGGTTTGACTTGGAAGAATAGGGTGGTGTCGTCGCAGACGGATCGGTGCCGTCGGCAAAGGGTGAAACGTTGACGATGGAAAAGCTCTTGGAAGACACCTCGATCGAGGCCGCCTATAAGGCAACTGCAAGACCGGCACCATGATCGGTGCTCCGGTGTTGGCTCAACTCATCTCTGAACTATCTCTGGACTACAAGGAACAAACTAGAAAGCTGTGACATCTCTGCAAACAAACGAACCGTTGGACAACTGATGAAGCAAGACGAACGGGTTACAGATAAGTACAGCGGGAGAGAGGGACTCTCCCTGTCGACGCACGGCGAAAGGCCCGTGTGTGCGGCGGATGGCAGATACACTTTTCATGAGGGCCGTTTTCATTGGTGGCCTCATTGACGCATCTTTTTGCCTTTTCGGTAATGTTCCCGAGACTATCGGGGCATCTATCTCATGTCAATAAGTTTTTTTGGGAATTTATTCTTTGTGGTGTGTTCCTGTGATCGCGCTTCTAAATAACGCGCGCGCGACCGATCGGATTTTCACCCAGGGGTACGGATTAATTTGCCACGTTTTCGGTTACATTCAGTGCGATGCCTTTGAAGCCACTCGGGGCATCGCACGCGAAGACGGTCGCTACGACATGACGGTGAGGCTGAACGGAGTGAAGGAACGCAACATCGCCGTCTACGCCGGGTCGAGCGAGCCCCTGCATGACTTGGTGCTTGCCTTCAGCTTTCACGGCAAGGGATACGTCAGCCTGCTCGACACCGAGCCCGGGAGCAATGGCCAGTCGGCGATCGCGGCCATGCGCTGGAAGGACGTCTCCCCTGGCCGCACGTGGCAGATCGAGCCCAACGTGGTGGGCGTA
This window harbors:
- a CDS encoding carboxypeptidase-like regulatory domain-containing protein, with the translated sequence MIQKNKLVQLLMLAVLLVASLATGMAQSNYGVIRGIVADPQGAPIAGATVILTSQAKKIARTTVTNGSGEYVFNAVDPDVYTVDVTAANFKKSSQSGLIVETGNALTVDTKLSVGSTSEVVEVTASEPLVDNGTSYNGQLIDSQKLQNLPNPGRNPFLFSKLDNAVTPVGDPRFVRFQDQSGSSTISIAGAPLSSNNYSVDGIPITDMSNRAVIIPSIEAVDEVKLQANTYDAEIGRTSGGMFNTTLKSGSSRLHGVLQGETRQTNWGANLFFNNRTPSTINGVTSPTTPRGAAEFYSYVGSLSGPIPLPHILGGPNKTFFAITEEGYRQRSPLTAANAFAVPTVLQRGTSTVPGGNFSEIGTVNAATGLCATGRCVYDPLTGKPFPGNIIPASRINTVGQNLINAYPLPNTTVTSYGGFNFNGGDTLGDRADEFNGKLTHQFGERWLADFYYLHYGSKEPGGNALTTAAGSSSSYLLYRKVDAIGIQNTVTINPTTVGTIGFGFNRFPNDTQDISKGFNQATLGFPANYVAALSKTGFPAITTDSGLSNEGTSNSGPAVYFSRNFVVGIAKSLGKHSVKTGYVFRAISLSFTSLSTTSGTFAFDSTLTAAPAANIPTGTTAGATAADMLLGYATSGSLVIPAPLAITTAYQAAYLQDDYRVTSKLTLNLGFRYEYEPGVHERNNHYAVGFDRSATYSAFGSGVQATGGVEFAGQNGYPTTTGATGSKFSPRAGFAYALDNKTVVKGGAGVFYIPIVYSGSASLAPGYVLTNSFSQSSATISLSNPFPTLKTQATGNSNGLSTNIGTSLTVIDQNRRGPLYDSFSLAVEHEFPLGIAFKVGYVGGHGRNLLNSLNINQLPDNQYSKGAALTTGGTTTNPYAGLGAFGTGKVALYQTLLPFPQYQGISESVSDGRSDYNSLDLKVQKRFTRGITLLAAYTWSSNWDNQWGASSTLNPGNNGPQDIYNLAPEYSRAINNLPNRFTVAGTYELPFGRGKQFMAGASKWLDLVVGGWRFNDVMILQSGGPMAITQSNSNSSLGNGAMRPTIVPGVNPCKSGSPEGRLTNYFNVAAFSITPQFGYGNQPRTSNCYGPGYVNSDLSLNKNFNITEKIHAEFRAEALNAFNTPQFNGPALNISTPASAGQITGTLGFPRLVQLGGRLTF